The proteins below come from a single Elusimicrobiota bacterium genomic window:
- the rplL gene encoding 50S ribosomal protein L7/L12 has product MSEKPNGKEAIIDAISTMTVLELAELVKSLEDKFGVQAAGFGSMPVGGVAGPASDGAVAIPEEKTEFTIVLTNCGGNKIPVIKTVREITGLGLKEAKDLVDGAPKTVKEGVTKDQAEEIKKKLTEIGATVEIK; this is encoded by the coding sequence ATGTCAGAAAAACCTAATGGTAAAGAAGCAATAATTGATGCTATTTCAACGATGACAGTCCTTGAATTAGCAGAGTTAGTAAAGTCTCTTGAAGACAAGTTCGGGGTCCAGGCAGCTGGTTTCGGTTCTATGCCGGTAGGCGGCGTAGCCGGCCCTGCGTCAGACGGAGCTGTTGCTATTCCTGAAGAAAAGACAGAATTTACGATTGTTTTGACAAACTGCGGCGGAAACAAAATTCCGGTTATCAAAACTGTACGTGAAATTACAGGTTTAGGCTTGAAAGAAGCAAAAGATCTTGTCGATGGCGCGCCGAAAACAGTAAAAGAAGGCGTTACAAAAGACCAGGCCGAAGAAATCAAGAAAAAACTTACAGAAATTGGCGCTACCGTAGAAATTAAATAA
- the rplJ gene encoding 50S ribosomal protein L10 gives MVLQAKKEVYEQLTKEVKASPHLVFTEYQGLSVLEIEELRKSLRSMNSKYQVPKNKILSLVFKNNNLELLSQGLNGPIGLVLIKEEHPVQILKKLIQFAKDHNKFKLKSGYMFGKLLSLLEITKVANLPSKEHLIGKTVLTIKMPLIKLMNVLKANQTNLVCVLEQIKNKKEKA, from the coding sequence ATGGTATTGCAAGCAAAGAAAGAAGTTTACGAACAACTGACAAAAGAAGTTAAGGCTTCTCCTCATCTTGTATTCACGGAATATCAGGGTTTAAGTGTCCTTGAAATAGAAGAACTGCGTAAAAGCCTGAGATCGATGAATTCAAAATATCAGGTACCGAAAAATAAGATACTTTCCCTTGTTTTTAAAAACAACAATCTTGAACTTCTTAGCCAGGGTTTAAACGGCCCGATCGGTTTAGTCCTTATAAAAGAAGAACACCCCGTCCAAATATTAAAAAAGTTAATCCAATTCGCAAAAGACCACAATAAGTTTAAATTAAAATCAGGTTACATGTTTGGTAAGCTGCTTTCGTTACTTGAGATTACAAAAGTAGCAAACCTGCCCTCAAAAGAACATTTAATCGGCAAAACTGTATTGACAATAAAAATGCCGTTAATCAAATTGATGAATGTCTTAAAGGCAAACCAAACAAACCTTGTCTGCGTTTTAGAACAGATAAAAAATAAAAAGGAAAAAGCTTAA